In Helianthus annuus cultivar XRQ/B chromosome 8, HanXRQr2.0-SUNRISE, whole genome shotgun sequence, a single genomic region encodes these proteins:
- the LOC110870131 gene encoding uncharacterized protein LOC110870131, which translates to MVKVPTNCCWSWRKILQLRLIIRNYIWTSLGDGRSTSAWYDTWSALGPLGTFLSPRTITNAGFRLDSSVADINIEGVWQWPTAWRDIYPVLNQLDQIQPNVYKRDSVKWRVGDVIHEILASCIWDSLRYCDPEVNWTKIVWFAQCIPKHSFLMWLIMRNKLLTQDIILQWDISRRKNMNMLCCLLCYENHDSHKHLFFECKYSTQVWDMVRVKAGMDSIESKWEDIVGWLLLKCHSKMVADYVSRLVVAASSYLIWQERNARIFKNQLRPPEKLYDLIIETVRYKLMGVKLKRNDRVRRLLGEWGIPDADTNGDGD; encoded by the coding sequence ATGGTCAAGGTTCCTACGAATTGTTGCTGGAGCTGGCGTAAAATTCTCCAACTTCGGCTAATAATAAGGAACTATATTTGGACGTCTCTTGGGGATGGTAGATCAACATCAGCTTGGTATGACACCTGGAGTGCTTTAGGGCCTTTAGGTACTTTTCTATCCCCTAGAACGATAACAAACGCGGGATTCAGATTGGATAGTTCAGTGGCTGATATTAATATAGAGGGTGTTTGGCAATGGCCCACGGCCTGGAGGGATATTTATCCCGTTCTTAACCAGTTGGATCAAATTCAGCCGAATGTTTATAAGCGTGACAGTGTGAAATGGCGAGTTGGTGATGTGATTCATGAGATTTTGGCTTCGTGCATATGGGATTCTCTTCGGTATTGCGATCCGGAGGTCAACTGGACGAAAATAGTTTGGTTTGCGCAATGCATTCCAAAACATTCTTTTCTGATGTGGTTAATCATGAGGAACAAATTACTTACACAAGATATTATCCTTCAATGGGATATATCGAGGAGGAAGAACATGAATATGTTATGCTGCTTGCTTTGTTATGAAAACCACGATTCGCATAAACATTTATTCTTTGAATGCAAATACTCAACGCAGGTGTGGGATATGGTTCGAGTCAAAGCTGGCATGGATAGTATTGAGTCAAAGTGGGAGGATATCGTCGGTTGGCTTCTGCTCAAATGCCACTCGAAGATGGTGGCTGATTATGTGAGTAGACTTGTAGTGGCAGCTTCTTCTTATCTTATATGGCAGGAACGTAATGCGAGGATTTTCAAGAATCAACTGCGACCGCCGGAGAAACTCTATGATTTGATAATCGAGACTGTTCGGTATAAGCTTATGGGAGTCAAGTTGAAGCGGAATGATAGAGTTCGAAGACTCTTAGGAGAATGGGGGATTCCAGATGCGGATACTAATGGTGATGGCGATTGA
- the LOC110870132 gene encoding uncharacterized protein LOC110870132 produces the protein MNTAFFHSSLKARNHISRINAIKDSSGDMYEGEDVPKALVQHYEKFLGCRGDIGSSPKADLFSNTLTSEIANPMVRQVTADEVRKAMFSIVPKIATPSNVTDYRPIACCNVLYKCISKILADRIKGALNTIVNVNQNVGPPRCAFKVDIQKAYDTVDWRFLRDVLLGFGFHDKMVNWIMTCVSTPTFSVCVNGDVHGYFRGLVPSIQKSTIFFCNVPHHVKTAILRYLGVPLISTRLLYKDCSVLVEKLDKRISNWKNKLLSFAGRLQLIVSVLSSMHIYWSSVFILPARVIHDLEARMRNFLWSQDNSFQKGRAKVSWRSVCTPKYKGGLGIRRIGDFNKALMANHVWGILTK, from the exons ATGAACACGGCATTTTTTCACTCCTCGTTAAAAGCTAGAAACCATATAAGTCGTATTAATGCTATCAAGGATTCGAGTGGTGACATGTATGAAGGTGAGGATGTTCCTAAAGCGCTTGTCCAACATTATGAAAAGTTTTTGGGCTGTCGGGGTGATATTGGCTCGTCCCCAAAGGCTGACTTGTTCTCGAATACCTTGACTTCAGAAATTGCTAATCCTATGGTGCGTCAGGTTACGGCGGATGAGGTTCGAAAGGCTATGTTTTCCATTG TGCCGAAAATTGCTACCCCCTCGAATGTTACAGATTACCGTCCAATAGCGTGCTGCAATGTTTTATACAAATGTATTAGTAAAATTCTTGCTGATCGAATTAAAGGGGCCCTTAATACGATTGTCAATGTCAACCA GAATGTCGGGCCCCCGCGGTGTGCGTTTAAGGTGGACATCCAAAAAGCTTATGATACTGTAGATTGGAGATTTCTGAGAGATGTGCTGCTAGGGTTTGGGTTTCATGATAAGATGGTGAATTGGATTATGACCTGTGTTTCTACACCAACCTTCTCGGTTTGTGTTAATGGTGATGTTCATGGCTATTTTAGAG GTTTGGTCCCTAGCATTCAAAAGAGCACGATATTTTTTTGCAATGTCCCTCATCACGTGAAAACTGCTATTCTAAGGTATTTGGGGGTTCCGCTTATTTCCACAAGACTGCTTTATAAAGACTGTAGTGTGCTGGTTGAAAAATTAGATAAGCGTATATCCAATTGGAAGAACAAGCTTCTTTCTTTTGCAGGTCGGTTACAGCTTATTGTGTCGGTTTTATCCTCTATGCATATTTATTGGTCTTCGGTATTTATTTTACCGGCTCGGGTGATTCACGATCTAGAAGCTAGAATGAGAAATTTTCTTTGGAGTCAAGATAATTCGTTTCAAAAAGGGAGGGCAAAGGTGTCTTGGAGATCGGTTTGCACTCCGAAGTATAAAGGGGGATTGGGTATTAGGCGTATTGGTGATTTTAATAAAGCGCTCATGGCTAATCATGTTTGGGGTATTCTTACTAAATGA